The following are encoded together in the Streptomyces tsukubensis genome:
- a CDS encoding bile acid:sodium symporter family protein — protein MKRLRWPSWMPVDPYILTLIGTVAVAALLPARGTTADVASGASTGAVALLFFLYGARLSTGEALDGLKHWRLHLTVLVCTFVLFPLLGSAARGLVPVLLSPALYSGFLFLTLVPSTIQSSIAFTSMARGNVPAAICAGSFSSLLGIVLTPLLAAGLLGDSGGGFSLDALVKIVVQLLVPFLAGQLLRRWVGGFVKRNKRILSLVDRGSILLVVYTAFSEGMVRGIWHQVTPMRLVGLLVVEMILLAVMLAATWYGAKRLGFDRGDRIAIQFAGSKKSLAAGLPMASVLFGAQASLAVLPLMLFHQMQLMVCAVIAKRRSRDPEPDQGSGDLSTTTPGQPLQDQPAGAGAGR, from the coding sequence ATGAAACGCCTGCGATGGCCGTCCTGGATGCCGGTCGACCCCTACATCCTCACCTTGATCGGGACCGTCGCGGTCGCCGCGCTGCTGCCCGCCAGAGGCACCACAGCCGACGTGGCCTCAGGCGCCTCGACCGGCGCGGTGGCCCTGCTGTTCTTCCTCTACGGAGCCCGGCTCTCCACCGGTGAGGCACTGGACGGGCTGAAACACTGGCGGCTCCATCTGACCGTCCTCGTCTGCACGTTCGTGCTCTTCCCGCTGCTCGGCTCGGCGGCCAGAGGGCTCGTCCCCGTGCTGCTGTCACCCGCCCTCTACAGCGGTTTCCTCTTCCTGACGCTGGTTCCCTCGACCATCCAGTCGTCGATCGCCTTCACCTCGATGGCGCGCGGCAACGTCCCCGCCGCGATCTGCGCGGGTTCGTTCTCCTCGCTCCTCGGCATCGTCCTCACCCCGCTGCTCGCCGCGGGTCTGCTCGGCGACAGCGGCGGCGGGTTCTCCCTGGACGCCCTGGTCAAGATCGTCGTCCAGCTCCTCGTGCCGTTCCTCGCCGGGCAGCTGCTCCGCCGCTGGGTGGGCGGATTCGTCAAACGCAACAAGAGGATCCTCAGCCTCGTCGACCGCGGCTCGATCCTCCTGGTCGTCTACACCGCCTTCAGTGAAGGCATGGTCAGGGGTATCTGGCACCAGGTCACCCCGATGCGTCTGGTGGGGCTGCTCGTCGTGGAGATGATCCTGCTCGCCGTGATGCTGGCCGCCACCTGGTACGGCGCGAAGCGTCTCGGCTTCGACCGAGGTGACAGGATCGCCATCCAGTTCGCGGGGTCGAAGAAGAGCCTCGCCGCGGGTCTGCCCATGGCGAGTGTGCTCTTCGGCGCCCAGGCGTCGCTCGCGGTCCTGCCGCTGATGCTCTTCCACCAGATGCAGCTCATGGTGTGCGCCGTCATCGCCAAGCGCCGCTCCCGCGATCCCGAGCCCGATCAGGGGTCAGGGGACCTGTCCACCACCACTCCGGGGCAGCCGCTTCAGGATCAGCCCGCGGGCGCCGGGGCCGGACGGTAG
- the fdhD gene encoding formate dehydrogenase accessory sulfurtransferase FdhD, whose product MGRVTERRRVIRVRDGAVSSRADTLVAEEPLEIRLGGKPLAITMRTPGDDFALAAGFLVSEGVLGSAAELRNIVYCAGATEDGSNTYNVVDVSLAPGVVLPDITLERNVYTTSSCGLCGKASLDAVRTTARFPIADSPPLRISPELLAALPDRLRAAQRVFDRTGGLHAAALFSEEGELLDIREDVGRHNAVDKLVGRALQSDRLPLSRSVLLVSGRASFELAQKAVMAGIPVLAAVSAPSSLAVDLASETGLTLVGFLRGSSMNVYAGADRVTLRAEEAARG is encoded by the coding sequence ATGGGACGTGTCACGGAGCGACGGCGGGTCATCCGCGTCCGCGACGGTGCGGTGTCCAGCCGCGCCGACACCCTCGTCGCGGAGGAGCCGCTGGAGATCCGATTGGGCGGCAAGCCGCTCGCCATCACCATGCGCACACCGGGTGACGACTTCGCGCTCGCCGCGGGCTTCCTGGTGAGCGAGGGTGTGCTCGGCTCCGCGGCGGAGCTGCGCAACATCGTCTACTGCGCGGGCGCCACGGAGGACGGCAGCAACACGTACAACGTGGTGGACGTGTCGCTCGCGCCCGGTGTGGTGCTCCCCGACATCACACTGGAACGCAATGTGTACACCACTTCGTCGTGCGGTCTCTGCGGCAAGGCCAGCCTGGACGCCGTACGCACCACGGCGAGGTTCCCGATCGCGGACAGTCCCCCGCTGCGTATCTCCCCCGAACTCCTGGCGGCCCTGCCCGACCGGCTGCGGGCCGCGCAGCGGGTCTTCGACCGCACGGGTGGGCTGCACGCCGCCGCGCTCTTCTCCGAGGAGGGCGAACTGCTCGACATAAGGGAGGACGTGGGCAGGCACAACGCCGTCGACAAGCTGGTGGGCCGGGCCCTCCAGAGCGACCGTCTGCCGCTCTCCAGGTCGGTCCTGCTGGTCTCGGGGCGCGCCTCCTTCGAGCTGGCGCAGAAGGCGGTGATGGCCGGGATCCCGGTACTGGCCGCCGTCTCCGCGCCGTCGTCGCTCGCGGTCGACCTGGCCTCGGAGACGGGGCTGACGCTCGTGGGGTTCCTCAGGGGCTCCTCCATGAACGTGTACGCGGGAGCGGACCGCGTCACCCTGCGGGCCGAGGAGGCGGCGCGGGGCTGA
- a CDS encoding OFA family MFS transporter encodes MSPPVASPGWSRWLVPPAALSVHLSIGQAYAWSVFKPPLESALGLSGTQSALPFQLGIVMLGLSAAFGGTLVERNGPRWAMTVALCCFSSGFLISALGAATSQYWLIVFGYGFIGGIGLGIGYISPVSTLIKWFPDRPGMATGIAIMGFGGGALIASPWSAQMLESFGGDTSGIAYAFLVHGLAYAVFMALGVLLIRVPRPPAVSEGAPAGPAALTGVQVSARSALRTPQFWCLWIVLCMNVTAGIGILEKAAPMITDFFKETSTPVSISAAAGFVALLSAGNMAGRIGWSSLSDVIGRKNVYRLYLGIGALMYLLIAWVGDTSKPLFVICALVILSFYGGGFATAPAYLKDLFGTYQVGAIHGRLLTAWSLAGVLGPLIVNWVADREEAAGKSGPGLYGLSLTIMIGLLVVGFVANELIRPVDARHHVTGGAPTGGAGAGKVHGAGSGTPDGETLDRKTEETDGTAPRPQ; translated from the coding sequence ATGAGTCCCCCCGTCGCGTCACCGGGCTGGAGCCGTTGGCTGGTTCCGCCCGCCGCTCTCTCGGTGCATCTCTCCATCGGCCAGGCCTACGCCTGGAGCGTCTTCAAGCCGCCACTGGAATCCGCTCTCGGCCTCAGCGGCACCCAGAGCGCGCTCCCCTTCCAGCTCGGCATCGTCATGCTCGGCCTCTCCGCGGCCTTCGGCGGCACCCTCGTCGAACGCAACGGTCCCCGCTGGGCGATGACCGTCGCCCTCTGCTGTTTCTCCTCCGGGTTCCTGATCTCCGCCCTCGGCGCCGCCACCAGCCAGTACTGGCTGATCGTCTTCGGATACGGCTTCATCGGCGGCATCGGACTCGGCATCGGCTACATCTCCCCGGTCTCCACCCTCATCAAATGGTTCCCCGACCGGCCGGGAATGGCCACGGGCATCGCCATCATGGGCTTCGGCGGCGGTGCGCTCATCGCCTCGCCCTGGTCGGCCCAGATGCTCGAATCCTTCGGAGGCGACACCTCGGGGATCGCGTACGCCTTCCTCGTGCACGGACTGGCGTACGCCGTCTTCATGGCCCTCGGCGTTCTGCTGATCCGCGTGCCCAGGCCGCCCGCCGTCAGTGAGGGCGCCCCCGCGGGGCCCGCCGCGCTCACCGGCGTACAGGTCTCCGCGCGCTCCGCGCTGCGCACCCCGCAGTTCTGGTGCCTGTGGATCGTCCTGTGCATGAATGTCACGGCGGGGATCGGCATCCTGGAGAAGGCCGCGCCGATGATCACCGACTTCTTCAAGGAGACCAGCACCCCCGTCTCGATCTCGGCCGCCGCGGGCTTCGTCGCGCTGCTCTCCGCGGGGAACATGGCGGGCAGGATCGGCTGGTCGTCCCTCTCCGACGTGATCGGCCGGAAGAACGTCTACCGCCTCTATCTCGGCATCGGCGCGCTGATGTACCTGCTCATCGCCTGGGTGGGGGACACCTCCAAGCCGCTCTTCGTCATCTGCGCGCTGGTGATCCTGTCGTTCTACGGCGGCGGCTTCGCGACCGCCCCCGCCTATCTGAAGGACCTCTTCGGGACCTACCAGGTAGGCGCGATCCACGGGCGGCTGCTCACCGCCTGGTCACTCGCGGGCGTGCTCGGCCCACTCATCGTCAACTGGGTGGCGGACCGGGAGGAGGCGGCGGGCAAGAGCGGCCCGGGACTGTACGGTCTCTCGCTCACCATCATGATCGGCCTGCTCGTGGTCGGATTCGTCGCCAACGAGCTGATCCGTCCGGTCGACGCCCGCCACCATGTGACGGGCGGGGCCCCCACCGGCGGCGCGGGCGCGGGCAAGGTCCATGGCGCGGGCAGCGGGACCCCCGACGGGGAGACCCTCGACAGGAAGACGGAGGAGACCGATGGCACAGCCCCCCGGCCCCAGTAG
- a CDS encoding MFS transporter small subunit yields the protein MITVSWLWVGLPLAYGVYELVRKATQLFTG from the coding sequence CTGATCACCGTGTCCTGGCTCTGGGTGGGGCTCCCGCTCGCCTACGGGGTCTACGAACTGGTGCGCAAGGCCACCCAGCTCTTCACGGGCTGA
- a CDS encoding beta-ketoacyl-ACP synthase III, translated as MNGSRIVAVGHYQPAKVLTNEELADMVDTSDAWISSRVGIRTRHIAGPDEPVDELAAHAGAKALASAGLAPDAIDLVLVATSTAIDRSPNMAARVAARLGIPSPAVMDINVVCAGFTHTLATADHTLRAGAATRALVIGADKMSEVTDWTDRTTCVLVGDGAGAAVVEASDEAGIGPVLWGSVPGMGNAVRIEGTPPRFAQEGQSVYRWATTQLPSIARQACEKAGLDVEELAAVVLHQANLRIVEPVAERIGAVNAIVARDVVESGNTSAASIPLALSKLVERGEIDSGDPVLLFGFGGNLSYAGQVVRCP; from the coding sequence ATGAACGGCTCACGTATCGTCGCGGTCGGTCATTACCAGCCCGCCAAGGTGCTCACCAACGAGGAACTGGCGGACATGGTCGACACCAGTGACGCGTGGATCAGCTCACGGGTCGGGATCAGAACCCGCCACATCGCGGGACCCGACGAGCCGGTCGACGAGCTGGCGGCGCACGCGGGTGCCAAGGCGCTCGCCTCCGCGGGGCTCGCCCCCGACGCCATCGACCTGGTGCTGGTCGCCACCTCCACCGCGATCGACAGGTCACCCAACATGGCCGCCAGGGTCGCCGCCCGGCTCGGCATCCCGTCGCCCGCCGTGATGGACATCAATGTCGTCTGTGCCGGCTTCACCCACACCCTCGCCACCGCCGACCACACCCTGCGCGCGGGGGCCGCCACCCGCGCCCTGGTCATCGGCGCGGACAAGATGTCCGAGGTGACCGACTGGACCGACCGCACCACCTGCGTACTGGTCGGGGACGGCGCGGGCGCGGCCGTCGTCGAGGCGTCCGACGAGGCGGGGATCGGCCCCGTGCTGTGGGGCTCGGTGCCCGGCATGGGAAACGCCGTACGGATCGAGGGGACGCCCCCGCGCTTCGCCCAGGAGGGGCAGAGCGTCTACCGCTGGGCCACCACGCAGTTGCCCTCGATCGCCAGGCAGGCGTGCGAGAAGGCGGGTCTTGACGTGGAGGAGCTGGCCGCCGTCGTCCTGCACCAGGCCAATCTGCGGATCGTCGAGCCGGTCGCCGAGCGGATCGGCGCGGTCAACGCGATCGTCGCCCGCGATGTGGTCGAGTCGGGCAACACCTCCGCCGCCAGTATTCCGCTGGCCCTGTCCAAGCTGGTCGAACGCGGGGAGATCGACTCGGGCGACCCGGTGCTGCTCTTCGGCTTCGGCGGCAATCTCTCCTACGCGGGGCAGGTCGTACGCTGCCCCTGA
- a CDS encoding GntR family transcriptional regulator: protein MLSTGLPQGAVPKLERPGPLRERVYEALLELITVRALQPGQHLVESELAGHLGVSRQPVREALQRLNTEGWVDLRPAQGAFVHEPTEEEADQLLTVRTLLEAEAARLAAAGAAPAGVTALELLCDKGEKAVEDGDVDLVVATNAEFHAKVMELAGNVVLGELAAQVDRRVRWYYTPVARQRGKQSWIEHRTLIEAIAARDGGRAGQIMREHTEHTRETYHHRQDAEQGS, encoded by the coding sequence ATGTTGTCCACAGGACTGCCGCAGGGAGCGGTGCCCAAGCTGGAACGCCCCGGCCCGCTGCGTGAACGTGTCTACGAGGCGCTGCTCGAACTCATCACCGTGCGCGCGCTCCAGCCGGGACAGCACCTCGTCGAGAGTGAACTCGCCGGCCACCTCGGTGTCTCCAGGCAGCCCGTACGGGAAGCGCTCCAGCGGCTCAACACCGAGGGCTGGGTCGATCTGCGTCCCGCCCAGGGGGCCTTCGTGCACGAGCCCACCGAGGAGGAGGCCGACCAGCTCCTGACGGTCCGCACCCTGCTTGAGGCCGAGGCGGCCAGACTCGCCGCCGCGGGCGCCGCCCCGGCCGGGGTCACCGCCCTGGAACTCCTCTGCGACAAGGGCGAGAAGGCCGTGGAGGACGGGGACGTCGACCTGGTGGTCGCCACCAACGCGGAGTTCCACGCGAAGGTGATGGAGCTCGCGGGCAATGTCGTACTCGGCGAACTCGCGGCACAGGTCGACCGGCGGGTGCGCTGGTACTACACGCCCGTCGCCAGGCAGCGCGGCAAACAGTCCTGGATCGAGCACCGCACCCTGATCGAGGCCATCGCCGCACGGGACGGGGGGCGTGCGGGGCAGATCATGCGCGAGCACACCGAGCACACCAGGGAGACGTACCACCACCGTCAGGACGCCGAACAGGGCTCCTGA